Proteins co-encoded in one Arachis hypogaea cultivar Tifrunner chromosome 11, arahy.Tifrunner.gnm2.J5K5, whole genome shotgun sequence genomic window:
- the LOC112722955 gene encoding glucose-6-phosphate/phosphate translocator 1, chloroplastic-like, with the protein MILSLKYTAPSPLAGSAAFSCRKRVPVPRLPPSIQNLQQSTALPSFSSHKPLYIIPCTQNLTLSTKPRRKVAECHAYEADKSQPQAAGTSEAAQKLKIGLYFATWWALNVVFNIYNKKVLNAFPYPWLTSTLSLAAGSLIMFISWATKLAHVPKVNMDFWRALFPVAVAHTVGHVAATVSMSKVAVSFTHIIKSGEPAFSVLVSRFLLGESFPIPVYLSLVPIIGGCALAAVTELNFNMIRFMGAMISNLAFVFRNIFSKKGMKGMSVSGLNYYACLSILSLLILIPFAILVEGPKMWAVGWQTALSQIRPNFVWWVVAQSVFYHLCNQVSCMSLDQISPLTFSIGNTMKRISVIVSSILIFHTPIHPTNAVAAAIAILGTFLYSQAKQ; encoded by the exons ATGATATTATCCTTAAAGTACACAGCACCCTCACCCCTCGCCGGCTCTGCTGCATTCTCCTGCAGAAAGCGTGTTCCTGTTCCAAGGTTACCACCCTCTATTCAAAATCTTCAACAAAGCACTGCACTACCCTCTTTCTCTTCCCATAAACCACTTTACATTATTCCATGCACTCAGAACCTCACATTGTCAACTAAACCTAGAAGGAAGGTTGCAGAGTGTCATGCCTATGAGGCAGATAAGTCACAACCACAAGCAGCAGGGACATCAGAGGCAGCTCAGAAGCTCAAGATTGGTTTGTATTTTGCTACATGGTGGGCACTCAACGTCGTCTTCAACATATACAACAAGAAGGTTCTCAATGCTTTTCCTTACCCTTGGCTCACTTCCACTCTGTCCCTCGCCGCAGGCTCTCTTATCATGTTCATCTCCTGGGCCACAAAGCTCGCTCATGTCCCTAAAGTTAACATGGATTTCTGGAGGGCCTTGTTCCCG GTTGCAGTAGCACACACCGTTGGGCATGTTGCAGCTACTGTGAGTATGTCCAAAGTTGCAGTGTCATTTACTCACATCATCAAGAGTGGAGAACCGGCTTTCAGCGTCCTAGTATCGAGGTTCTTGCTCGGCGAATCGTTCCCTATACCGGTTTACTTATCACTGGTGCCAATTATTGGAGGTTGTGCTCTTGCTGCTGTGACCGAACTCAATTTTAATATGATCA GGTTTATGGGGGCTATGATATCAAACTTGGCATTTGTGTTTAGGAACATATTCTCAAAGAAGGGAATGAAGGGCATGTCTGTTAGTGGATTGAACTATTATGCTTGCCTTTCCATATTGTCTCTATTGATTCTCATACCTTTTGCCATTCTTGTGGAGGGTCCTAAGATGTGGGCTGTTGGCTGGCAAACTGCCCTCTCTCAGATTCGTCCAAATTTTGTTTG GTGGGTAGTTGCTCAGAGTGTGTTCTACCACTTGTGTAATCAAGTCTCTTGCATGTCTCTTGATCAAATATCTCCCTTGACATTTAGCATAGGGAACACAATGAAGAGAATTTCAGTAATTGTCTCTTCCATTCTTATCTTCCACACGCCAATTCATCCCACCAATGCAGTTGCTGCTGCCATTGCAATTCTTGGCACCTTCCTTTATTCACAG GCAAAACAGTGA
- the LOC112722946 gene encoding uncharacterized protein: MASDESALVAMREHFNSLDPNNVLASNWSSSTSVCNWIGLTCGSSHRRVTALNLSYMSLDATIPPHLGNLSFLSRLHLPNNSFHGNLPAELAGLRSLSIINLRFNKFTGSIPSWFESLRKLKHLLLAGNSFTGTVPHFLFNMSSLQSLELLENKFWGPLPSNIFLSPSLQYLYLTYNQISGAIPSAIINSSLLQVIDLDYNNLSGQLPERIFHHLPNLKELHVTSNTLSGELPRSLFNCKQLQYLSLSYNTFGGNIPSSIGNLTSLNEIYLGYNNFRGAIPNEIGNLRSLEILSLPFANVSGYIPPSIFNISTLRVITVSRNHLSGSLPASLGYMLPKLVELYMGINYLSGRIPSSLCNATMLNNIDLAYNSFSGYIPDIFGSLRSLQLLNLGKNNLTSDSELSIINSLTNCRFLKKLIFSGNPLDSILPISVGNLSTSLVDLKLRGCSMRGTIPASIGNLSSLINLDLGTNNFVGTFPTSIGKLIKLQGFYLHDNQLEGFVPNQLCQLTSLYQFSLKRNKFSGPIPSCISNLTSLRWLWLASNKFNSIPSTVWKLFDLLLLDLSSNNLSGYLPLDSGNLKAISWIYLSGNQFSGSIPRSLSNLMNLVHLTLARNKFEGPIPESFGRMVSLEQLDLSENNLSGVIPKTLEALVYLKYFNVSHNKLKGKIPDGGPFANFSAQSFMGNKGLCGAPRFHFSECKIEKSRKWNAHIVLTYILPAAIVATLLVAFLCILKFRKHKVVNNSEVDQSGARWRRISYYEIRQASDRFHDGNLLGVGSFGRVYKGVLSDGTNVAVKVFNLGLEGAFRSFDAECEILRSVRHRNLTKIISSCSNMDFKALILSYMPNGSLERWLHSEHHGLSMIQRLNIMIDVAEAMDYLHNGGSVPIIHCDLKPSNILLDEDMVAHVTDFGIAKLLSGDDSITQTMNLATIGYMAPEYGLEGRVSRQGDVYSYGILLMETFTQKKPTDEMFVGEFSIKEWVKMSCPNSLLDIVDAKLLVEEGETDTKQDCLLSIMTLALNCSAESPGERTRMKDAMNALKKIKRLLLN, translated from the exons ATGGCTAGCGATGAATCGGCCTTGGTTGCCATGAGGGAGCATTTTAACTCCTTGGATCCCAACAATGTGCTCGCAAGCAACTGGTCCAGCAGTACCTCTGTTTGCAACTGGATTGGCCTCACCTGCGGCTCTTCCCACCGCAGAGTAACTGCCTTGAATCTCTCATACATGTCTCTTGATGCCACCATCCCTCCGCATCTTGGAAACCTGTCATTCCTTTCTCGCCTGCATCTTCCCAACAATAGCTTCCACGGTAATCTACCTGCTGAACTTGCTGGATTACGTAGTCTGAGCATCATCAACCTTAGATTCAACAAATTCACTGGAAGTATCCCCTCCTGGTTTGAATCTCTACGGAAACTAAAACACCTGTTACTGGCAGGCAATAGTTTCACTGGCACAGTCCCACACTTCCTGTTCAACATGAGTTCCCTGCAATCGCTTGAACTTCTTGAAAACAAGTTTTGGGGTCCCTTACCTTCCAACATTTTCTTGTCTCCTTCTTTGCAATATCTGTATCTTACTTACAACCAAATTTCAGGAGCTATCCCTTCAGCTATCATCAACAGTTCGTTACTGCAGGTTATTGACCTCGACTACAACAACCTATCCGGACAACTGCCGGAGCGCATCTTCCACCATCTTCCAAACTTGAAAGAGCTTCACGTGACTAGTAATACCTTATCCGGTGAACTTCCACGCAGTTTGTTCAATTGCAAGCAACTGCAATATTTATCCTTATCCTACAACACCTTCGGTGGAAACATACCATCTTCCATCGGGAATTTAACAAGCCTCAATGAGATCTATCTTGGCTATAACAATTTCAGAG GTGCGATACCAAATGAAATTGGTAATCTACGTAGTTTAGAGATTCTGAGTCTTCCTTTCGCCAATGTAAGTGGCTACATTCCGCCATCAATCTTTAATATTTCTACCCTACGGGTAATTACTGTTAGTAGAAATCATTTATCAGGCAGCCTCCCAGCAAGCCTAGGCTACATGCTTCCAAAACTTGTTGAGCTGTACATGGGGATTAATTATCTCAGTGGAAGAATCCCAAGCTCCTTGTGCAATGCCACTATGCTTAATAACATAGATTTGGCTTACAATTCATTTTCTGGATACATTCCAGACATTTTTGGCAGCTTAAGAAGTCTCCAGCTGCTCAATCTTGGAAAAAATAATTTGACAAGTGATTCAGAGCTAAGCATTATAAATTCTTTGACAAATTGTAGATTTCTCAAAAAGTTGATATTTTCTGGAAATCCATTGGATTCTATTCTTCCAATATCGGTAGGAAACCTTTCTACTTCTCTGGTTGACTTGAAACTTCGGGGTTGTTCAATGAGAGGCACCATTCCAGCAAGTATTGGCAACTTGAGCAGCTTGATAAACCTTGACCTTGGTACTAATAATTTTGTTGGAACCTTTCCTACTAGCATAGGGAAATTAATAAAGCTACAAGGCTTCTATTTACATGACAACCAATTGGAAGGATTTGTTCCGAATCAATTGTGTCAACTAACGAGCTTGTATCAATTTTCCCTTAAAAGAAACAAATTCTCTGGCCCTATACCTTCTTGCATAAGCAATCTTACCTCATTGAGATGGCTTTGGCTTGCTTCAAATAAATTCAACTCAATACCTTCCACCGTGTGGAAGCTGTTCGATTTATTGCTTTTAGACTTATCTTCCAATAATTTAAGTGGATATCTCCCATTAGATAGTGGAAATCTAAAAGCCATAAGTTGGATTTATTTATCAGGAAATCAATTTTCAGGTAGCATCCCAAGAAGCCTCAGCAATCTTATGAATTTGGTTCATCTTACCTTAGCAAGAAACAAATTTGAAGGGCCCATCCCAGAATCATTTGGTCGTATGGTAAGTTTGGAACAACTTGACTTATCAGAAAATAACTTGTCTGGTGTCATTCCGAAAACATTGGAGGCACTTGTGTATCTGAAATATTTCAATGTTTCTCACAATAAGTTAAAAGGAAAAATCCCGGATGGGGGACCTTTTGCAAACTTCTCAGCTCAGTCGTTCATGGGGAATAAAGGATTATGTGGTGCTCCACGTTTCCATTTTTCGGAGTGTAAAATTGAAAAATCCCGAAAATGGAATGCACATATTGTGTTGACATATATTTTACCTGCAGCAATAGTTGCCACCCTTCTTGTGGCATTCCTTTGCATCCTAAAATTCCGGAAGCACAAGGTGGTCAACAATTCAGAGGTGGATCAATCGGGAGCAAGATGGAGAAGAATATCATACTATGAAATTCGGCAAGCATCAGATAGGTTCCATGATGGCAACTTGCTTGGTGTAGGGAGTTTTGGAAGAGTGTATAAAGGAGTACTCTCAGATGGGACGAATGTTGCAGTGAAAGTGTTTAATCTGGGGCTGGAAGGAGCATTTAGGAGTTTTGATGCTGAATGTGAGATATTGCGCAGTGTCCGCCATCGAAACTTAACCAAAATCATTAGCAGCTGCAGCAACATGGACTTCAAGGCATTGATCCTAAGCTACATGCCTAATGGGAGTTTAGAGAGGTGGCTACACTCGGAACACCATGGCTTGAGTATGATCCAGAGGCTAAACATAATGATAGATGTTGCAGAAGCAATGGATTACCTGCATAATGGTGGTTCTGTACCAATTATACACTGTGATTTGAAACCCAGCAACATATTACTAGATGAAGACATGGTTGCCCACGTGACTGATTTTGGCATTGCAAAATTGCTGAGTGGGGATGACTCCATCACTCAAACCATGAATCTAGCCACAATAGGCTATATGGCCCCTG AATATGGACTTGAGGGAAGAGTGTCTAGGCAAGGTGATGTGTATAGCTATGGAATTTTACTTATGGAGACCTTCACACAGAAAAAACCCACTGATGAAATGTTTGTGGGAGAGTTTAGCATCAAAGAGTGGGTGAAAATGTCGTGCCCTAATTCACTACTTGATATCGTTGATGCAAAATTATTGGTGGAAGAAGGAGAAACAGATACTAAACAGGACTGCTTGTTGTCTATAATGACTTTAGCTCTGAATTGCTCAGCTGAGTCTCCGGGTGAAAGGACAAGAATGAAAGACGCTATGAATGCTCTTAAAAAGATTAAAAGATTACTCTTGAACTAA
- the LOC112722957 gene encoding 1-phosphatidylinositol-3-phosphate 5-kinase FAB1B, with product MNRSDDEDEYGVYQLDSEMRHYPQVNIYYGQAEFEGISNTDGSQKVHPDADNGNANLTSENGFDTQGLERNTAVGKSEDEPYIYENEAPSSLYVSEDVDAEPVDFENNGLLWLPPVPEDAEDERETFFVDEDDEDNGGNGNAIGEWGYLRNSNSFGSGEHRHKDRTSEEQKKVMKNAVDGHFRALVAQLLQVENLPIEDNGENVWMEIITSLSWEAATLLKPDTSKSGGM from the exons ATGAACag gagtgatgatgaggatgagtatGGTGTATATCAGTTAGACTCCGAGATGAGACATTATCCTCAGGTGAATATCTACTATGGACAGGCTGAGTTCGAAGGAATAAGCAACACTGATGGCTCGCAGAAAGTGCATCCTGATGCAGATAACGGTAATGCAAATCTCACTTCAGAGAACGGATTCGACACACAGGGTTTAGAAAGAAACACAGCAGTTGGGAAGAGTGAGGATGAACCTTATATATATGAAAATGAAGCACCTTCCTCACTATATGTTTCAGAAGATGTTGATGCTGAACctgttgattttgaaaataatggaCTTCTCTGGCTCCCTCCTGTACCAGAAGATGCAGAAGACGAGCGAGAAACTTTTTttgttgatgaagatgatgaagataaTGGCGGGAATGGGAATGCCATTGGTGAGTGGGGATATCTGCGCAATTCAAACAGTTTTGGAAGTGGAGAGCATCGCCACAAGGATAGGACAAGTGAGGAGCAGAAGAAGGTCATGAAGAATGCAGTAGATGGACATTTTAGGGCATTAGTGGCTCAGCTGTTACAGGTCGAAAACCTACCTATTGAAGACAATGGTGAAAATGTTTGGATGGAAATAATCACATCTCTCTCGTGGGAAGCTGCTACTTTATTGAAGCCAGATACTAGCAAAAGTGGAGGGATGTGA
- the LOC112722956 gene encoding uncharacterized protein codes for MKMKSLLYPTLLSLLHWHVAVVSAARLNMASDESALVAMREHFNSLDPNNVLASNWSSSTSVCNWIGVTCGSSHRRVTALNLSYMSLDATIPPHLGNLSFLSGLHLPNNSFHGNLPAELAGLRRLSIINLRFNKFTGSIPSWFESLRKLKHLLLAGNSFTGTVPHFLFNMSSLQSLELFKNKFWGPLPSNIFLSPSLQYLYLTYNQISGAIPSAIINSSFLQVIDLDYNNLSGQLPERIFHHLPNLKELHVTSNALSGEKLLSGDDSITQTMNLATIGYMAPEYGLEGRVSRQGDVYSYGILLMETFTQKKPTDEMFVGEFTIKEWVKMSCPDSLLDIVDAKLLVEEGETDTKRDCLLFIMTLALNCLAESPGERTRMKDAMNALKKIKRLLLN; via the exons ATGAAAATGAAGTCCCTCTTATATCCGACCCTGTTGTCATTGCTGCATTGGCACGTGGCGGTGGTATCAGCTGCAAGGCTGAACATGGCTAGCGATGAATCGGCCTTGGTTGCCATGAGGGAGCATTTTAACTCCTTGGATCCCAACAATGTGCTCGCAAGCAACTGGTCTAGCAGTACCTCTGTTTGCAACTGGATTGGCGTCACCTGCGGCTCTTCCCACCGCAGAGTAACTGCCTTGAATCTCTCATACATGTCTCTTGATGCCACCATCCCTCCGCATCTTGGAAACCTGTCATTCCTTTCTGGCCTGCATCTTCCCAACAATAGCTTCCACGGTAATCTACCTGCTGAACTTGCTGGATTACGTAGACTGAGCATCATCAACCTTAGATTCAACAAATTCACCGGAAGTATCCCCTCCTGGTTTGAATCTCTACGGAAACTAAAACACCTGTTATTGGCAGGCAATAGTTTCACTGGCACAGTCCCACACTTCCTGTTCAACATGAGTTCCCTGCAATCGCTTGAACTTTTTAAAAACAAGTTTTGGGGTCCCTTACCTTCCAACATTTTCTTGTCTCCTTCTTTGCAATATCTGTATCTTACTTACAACCAAATTTCAGGAGCTATCCCTTCAGCTATCATCAACAGTTCGTTTCTGCAGGTTATTGACCTCGACTACAACAACCTATCCGGACAACTGCCGGAGCGCATCTTCCACCATCTACCAAACTTGAAAGAGCTTCACGTGACTAGTAATGCCTTATCCGGTGAAAAATTGCTGAGTGGGGATGACTCCATCACTCAAACCATGAATCTAGCCACAATAGGCTATATGGCCCCTG AATATGGACTTGAGGGAAGAGTGTCTAGGCAAGGTGATGTGTATAGCTATGGAATTTTACTTATGGAGACCTTCACACAGAAAAAACCCACTGACGAAATGTTTGTGGGAGAGTTTACCATCAAAGAGTGGGTGAAAATGTCATGCCCTGATTCACTACTTGATATCGTTGATGCAAAATTATTGGTGGAAGAAGGAGAAACGGATACTAAACGGGACTGCTTGTTGTTTATAATGACTTTAGCTCTGAATTGCTTAGCTGAGTCTCCGGGTGAAAGGACAAGAATGAAAGACGCTATGAATGCTCTTAAGAAGATTAAAAGATTACTCTTGAACTAA
- the LOC112721989 gene encoding protein-tyrosine-phosphatase MKP1-like: protein MSPNPSTNQPPPTPTTSCAPDSLFHHHLLCPSSPCPIFLPLYLCPFLLPSSFFLSILLPRSLPPSPPHSRASVSHHQRRRPPPSSRTSTASSNNPSGEADPNSCGGDTVTGQNRKFCPLPLTPRLQQSSKSRSSLPPLQPLSIARRSLDEWPQASSDDIGEWLPPQPPLTTGGAMRGNPGERLKLDLSSIQMNNDRNCNNGSNSSGNNNSCNNNGVSGLLKRDRIAFFDKECSKVAEHVYLGGDAVAKNRDILKQNGITHILNCVGFVCPEYFKADFVYRTLWLQDSPSEDITSILYDVFDYFEDVMEQGGRVFVHYCQGVSRSTSLVIAYLMWREGQSFDDAFQLVKAARGIADPNMGFVCQLLQCQKRVHAVPLSPTSLLRMYRKAPHSPYDPLHLVPKMLTDPSPSALDSRGAFFVHIPTAIFVW, encoded by the coding sequence ATGAGCCCAAATCCTTCCACAAATCAGCCACCTCCAACCCCAACCACCTCATGTGCCCCTGACtccctcttccaccaccacctacTCTGCCCCTCCTCTCCTTGCCCCATCTTCCTCCCTCTCTACCTCtgcccttttcttcttccttcgtcCTTTTTTCTTTCCATTCTTCTTCCTCGGTCCCTGCCTCCATCACCGCCGCACAGCCGCGCCTCCGTCAGCCACCATCAACGCCGACGACCTCCTCCTTCCTCTCGCACCAGCACCGCTTCCAGCAATAACCCATCCGGTGAGGCGGATCCAAATTCCTGCGGCGGAGACACTGTCACCGGCCAGAATCGCAAGTTCTGTCCGCTGCCACTTACGCCGCGATTGCAGCAGAGTTCCAAGTCCCGGTCGAGCCTGCCGCCCCTCCAGCCGCTTTCGATAGCCCGGCGGAGCCTCGATGAGTGGCCGCAGGCGAGCTCAGATGACATTGGGGAGTGGTTGCCCCCACAGCCGCCGTTGACCACCGGTGGCGCCATGAGAGGTAACCCTGGTGAAAGGTTGAAACTTGATCTCTCCTCAATTCAGATGAACAATGATAGGAATTGCAATAATGGCAGTAATAGTAGTGGTAATAATAATAGTTGTAACAATAATGGTGTTAGTGGACTCTTGAAGAGGGATAGAATTGCATTTTTTGATAAGGAGTGTTCAAAGGTTGCTGAACATGTTTACCTTGGTGGTGATGCTGTTGCTAAGAATAGGGATATATTGAAACAGAATGGAATCACTCATATCTTGAACTGTGTTGGTTTTGTGTGCCCCGAGTATTTTAAGGCTGATTTTGTGTATAGAACATTGTGGCTTCAGGATAGTCCTTCAGAGGATATTACTAGTATCTTGTATGATGTGTTTGATTACTTTGAGGATGTTATGGAACAAGGTGGTAGGGTGTTTGTGCACTATTGTCAAGGTGTGTCTAGGTCTACTTCGTTGGTGATTGCATACCTCATGTGGAGAGAAGGACAGAGCTTTGATGATGCTTTTCAGTTGGTGAAGGCTGCAAGGGGTATTGCCGATCCGAATATGGGGtttgtttgccagttgttgcagTGCCAGAAGAGGGTGCATGCAGTTCCTCTTAGTCCTACCTCTTTGCTTAGGATGTATAGGAAGGCTCCACACTCGCCTTATGATCCTTTGCATCTCGTCCCCAAAATGTTAACGGATCCTTCGCCTTCCGCATTGGACTCCAGGGGAGCTTTTTTTGTACATATTCCCACTGCAATATTTGTTTGGTGA